The Bos indicus x Bos taurus breed Angus x Brahman F1 hybrid chromosome 13, Bos_hybrid_MaternalHap_v2.0, whole genome shotgun sequence genome includes a region encoding these proteins:
- the ARL5B gene encoding ADP-ribosylation factor-like protein 5B encodes MMGLIFAKLWSLFCNQEHKVIIVGLDNAGKTTILYQFLMNEVVHTSPTIGSNVEEIVVKNTHFLMWDIGGQESLRSSWNTYYSNTEFIILVVDSIDRERLAITKEELYRMLAHEDLRKAAVLIFANKQDMKGCMTAAEISKYLTLSSIKDHPWHIQSCCALTGEGLCQGLEWMTSRIGVR; translated from the exons ATGATGGGGCTGATCTTCGCGAAACTATGGAGCCTCTTCTGTAACCAAG AACACAAAGTAATTATAGTGGGACTGGATAACGCAGGGAAAACCACCATTCTTTATCAATT CTTAATGAATGAAGTGGTTCATACATCTCCAACCATAGGAAGCAATGTTGAAGAAATAGTTGTGAAGAACACTCATTTTCTTATGTGGGATATTGGTGGTCAAGAGTCACTTCGATCATCCTGGAACACGTATTACTCAAATACAGAG TTCATCATTCTTGTGGTTGATAGCATTGACAGGGAACGACTAGCTATTACGAAAGAAGAATTATACAGAATGTTGGCTCACGAg GATTTACGGAAGGCCGCAGTCCTTATCTTTGCCAATAAACAGGATATGAAAGGGTGTATGACAGCAGCTGAAATCTCTAAATACCTCACCCTCAGCTCAATTAAGGATCATCCATGGCACATTCAGTCCTGCTGTGCTTTAACAGGAGAAGG GTTATGCCAAGGTCTAGAGTGGATGACCTCCCGGATTGGTGTGAGATAA